GTTAATCTCAACTATCGTcataaattcattaaaaattgtAGGTTCATAAATTACGAGTTTCATATGTATCaataaaattcttcaaaaaactTATATATCATGGCATTGGCCGAAGAGTGacagaaaaatagaaaaatacgtactaatttttttaatataaaaaatggagaaattagaaattttattactaagaaTGGTGTTCCATCTTGAATTTTTAATGAATAGCAGGAGGAGGGAGCATACTCAACCTCATTATGGGTGCTTTTGGATTTGAAGACTAAAGTATATGCTTAAAAGGGGTTGTTTGGTGTATTACAACTTCCTCTATATGCGAAATTCGGGGAATGAATGAACCACAAGAGTTTATTGCATGTAGTCTGTCTTACATTTCTGCAAGAGGCTATTTTCACGATTTGAAATAGTAAAAATTTGCAATTCATAAATATTTACAATTCTTCAAATATTTAGGTATTAAAAAGAATACTTATTCATAAATCCAGTAAAGCTTTTCATAACCGCGCGAAATGCGGAAACGCTTACTAGTTTACACATATAGGCAAACATTAAAAGAGGGTAAGTTGTGGTATACATCGTGTCCACATTAGAGAATCAAGGATATGTTGGTGTATATgcatttattaaaataaaatattaagtataTATGTTAGTGGTATAAGTTGTGATAGAAGATGAATATTAGTTCTTGTAACTTATATGACGATTAGTTCTTGTAACTCATATGACCATTAGTTTCTTATAACTTATGTAACATCTATCACATTTATGTACCTACATTGCTACCCCTCATTCTATTCATTGATTACATGGAAGACTTCTTTACCTATAAATAATAATGGTGTTTCTACCTTTGTGAAAGGGTATCTCAAAAGGAGATGAAATATGTTAAgtgtgaaaaaaatattatagtagtgaaagagagagctaagacaaagaagatattctaaagtcttcaactatattcactatataaaagagagtatttctatgttgaaggaagatgttctttttgcagagctttggactcttcaactaattcGGAGTTGCTTGAGTTGTATGACGTTGTTGGGCTGTTGTATCCtagaggggacaagtcaagtgTGTTACTGTTTAATCAACTTAGATTTTGTTATCTTCTGTATTCAAATTAGCAAaccataaataataaaagatgaaaagaaaagaactatccgagtccacagaacccactatgtgtccttaagaaatttaatctcCTCAAGTATCCGAGGTTGTAGATTAAtttctcccaagataaaacggattaaccattaaagaagtagttgtacctcaaacttcgataatttcaacgaactcaaaaagACAACAACGAATCACACATTcagacacgatcgatcgattttgtttgTAAGAAATATATGCAGAAGAAAGGAAGAATTCGatgaagaaaaatgagagaaagtctctctatttatagccaacaaagggtaatagtcacaattttttagaaaaaaagacgacctttcagaaaggtcacaaccctttgaaaaattcaaacggtcacaaccctttagaaaagacacaacatttcataaatgtcacaacccttcgacaaagtcacaacccttcatttcttattcacacctttaaaacccaacagaTTTTACCGCAGTAGGCTTGAAagttgaatctccttaaagagagtgaGTTATCCGTGCctcaatttaaataattattatttattcatttatgtttattttattttcaactgtaatttaagtttgaaatcACACCAACATAAGTTATTTTGACCCTCTACTttgaatcaaatcaaacaaattgaaaaaagagTGAGTAATACACATTTAAATTTATCAAGATCCATTAAAAAAACACAAGATGAAGCAGTTTCAATGATCTTGAAACTACATTACAATCATATAAATTTGAATCCCTTTGTGAATGTTAACCGAGAAGAAGTTTACTGTGGAGTCTGAGCAACAGATAGAGCAACGGACATATGTTTAAGGTAACGTCCAACAACTTTAGTTAAGGGTAAAAACTTGATCCCAAATTGATCCAATGCATCAGCACAATCTGTATGTAAAGAGGCTAAATTTGTGAGCATTGTTCCTTGATCATTCTTGTTCAGTGCCTTCATTGCTTCTTGAAGATCACTTACTGCACCATCCATAGCTTCTTTACATGTATCTTGAATTGATGTCTTTGTTTGTGGTGCAACCCCTGTGATTTGTGGAAGAATGCTATTGGTCACATTTTGGATCCTGCGTATAACAGTGGTAAAATTAGCCAATAAAATCATGTCTTGATCGGTCTGTCTATTTTTATTAACTCGATTCATTTTGACCTGTTCAATTCAACCTGTTGAAAAATTGGGATGATATGCTACCAATAGGAAACATATTAAGTAGGAAAAAAGAGCAAATATACTTTCTAACTTTGTGATTTAGAGCGAATTTATCATTCAATGAAAAAGGGGTGCATATATACCTTACCGTCCAACAAACGAggcatatttatcatttttgttaACATACCTATATtactgaataaaaaaaatttaaaattgattctttcaattccaaaaatattacGTGACTTTAGAAAATTAAAGTCGCTAATTTTCTTTACCCCTTTAGAACTtatccaaatgaaaaaaataaaaattcaatccATCTTCTACTAAGTCACACAATAGGTTTTAATTGGATCTGAATAAAAGAGGGGTTGATTTTTTGTTGGGTCGGGGCTGAATCGGGTAAAAAAAGTTGGATAAGGTAATTTTTTAAAGTCAGGGAACAAttttaggattatttttttaaaaaaattgaccgACGAAAAGGGTAAATATACATCATTTGTTAAACAGAGATGGGTATATACTCTTAAAGGACGAGGGCATATATATACAATACTTTTTCAATGAGGGATATATCCACTCTAAATCATGAGTTATGACTAGTTTTTAggcaatttcaaattttaattcaaatattttttaggtGAATCTATTCCGCTCAGCTTGCTAATTTGACACCCGTACCTGTACGCAATTTCCGTACATGCGTTTATGCTCTTGACCATTGCCTCCTTCCAATTTGTTGCACCGTTGACAACATTATTGCACAAATTTGGTATAGTACAAATCTTACAATACGGGCTCGTTGGAACTGCGCCATTAGCCTCGCTGCTTTTTGTTACCACAAGAATGATAGCCATGCTTAATAATAAACAACAATTCAATTTTTGTGAAGCCATggttttatctttttttcctcTTAGGCTCAgagaaattatatattttttttctttctcggGGCCGGCTGAAATTGGGATgtaaaaaattggaaaaaaaaatagggatgTAAACAGAATAAAGTTTTTCAATGTTTTGAAGGCTGGATTTGTGTATTTATATGAGTAAAGATCGCATTGTAAGAGccactaaaataaaaaatcatgagaGAAAAGAGGTATACCCTCAATTTCTTATGTTTAGCGTGGTGGTAAAATTGTTCCTTATCGATCTGTTAATTCATTATAACAATAGAATTATCAAAATTTCCCATTATATAATAGTAATGTCACTAAACTTAACTCGTAAAACAATGATAGAACTTACCTATCAAGGTGACTTTATTGTGGTAAAGCTTTTTTATTtagtatatatagtaataaagTTCAGTTAATTTAACGTG
The DNA window shown above is from Solanum stenotomum isolate F172 chromosome 6, ASM1918654v1, whole genome shotgun sequence and carries:
- the LOC125867791 gene encoding uncharacterized protein LOC125867791 — translated: MASQKLNCCLLLSMAIILVVTKSSEANGAVPTSPYCKICTIPNLCNNVVNGATNWKEAMVKSINACTEIAYRIQNVTNSILPQITGVAPQTKTSIQDTCKEAMDGAVSDLQEAMKALNKNDQGTMLTNLASLHTDCADALDQFGIKFLPLTKVVGRYLKHMSVALSVAQTPQ